A genomic segment from Alistipes senegalensis JC50 encodes:
- a CDS encoding fasciclin domain-containing protein, giving the protein MKVFRLWSLMLSAAVLFLAACESTDEKDGGRYSLGTTCRILESRGNFTSFIKALDRSGYRRLVDGGGLVTVFAPDDDAFDSYLEGRYGTSDVDQVPVEELTLLVGCHMIQFAYTTEDFLSFSMTSSEDGTDAGDGSCYKYKTYGRAAIEDYTDPVTRRKVKLFSREKYMPVFSTRMFAKRGISDAEGDYRKFFPDVNWQGSDDRLYAGNAAVIESGIPTDNGYLYIVDKVMEPSRTIYKELSDNSGTGAGYSLCKGLFDRISLYKYDASVSKNYAASSGDSLFYFYHWKEPSRTAEIPEIASEWTYHDESGVVFDRPLRYSVNCFLPDDEVLEEYMKEYFSEYGTQTSDDFLSLIPKNAIYHFLRAHVYGSQDLILPSELDRRPVAGVNGEQFRVSSSELRSVTYCSNGVIYGMNKVFEPAVFTYLTAPLFRYPQFSFYARAFNTKNMYNQTVDPNNRFTLFIQNDQDLATAGYSSSEGTGTNGDYAFRSRSGAMNANQVSNLVMSQFVYGTLPELAETDDLRYFIAKDEKTYFYIKDKALYDYSGRELVVKATFDTENGTVYQIDRVIPARVGAYSETGKLPEYEQFKALMITAGLGNNSGGLVTPIADGLVFFPTNEAVIAAKAAGMIPEVVDGDVTELRKYLQYYFVPLKKNKLNYYLLPGLGPEGATEEPYSGTYVTLSEYQNEVDAKTMAIAWNPENPESLTITDMAGNSITTEPGVINLRTNCATYSITTCFDYRTMYGN; this is encoded by the coding sequence ATGAAGGTATTTCGACTATGGTCGCTGATGCTTTCGGCGGCAGTGCTCTTCCTCGCCGCCTGTGAATCGACGGATGAGAAGGACGGCGGGAGATATTCGCTCGGAACGACCTGCCGGATTCTCGAAAGCAGAGGCAATTTCACCAGCTTCATTAAGGCGCTCGACCGCAGCGGTTACCGCAGGCTTGTGGACGGCGGCGGACTCGTGACGGTTTTTGCACCCGACGACGATGCTTTCGACAGTTATCTCGAAGGCAGGTACGGAACGTCGGACGTAGATCAGGTTCCCGTTGAGGAGCTCACGCTGCTCGTAGGCTGCCACATGATCCAGTTCGCCTACACGACGGAGGATTTCCTCTCTTTCTCGATGACCTCTTCGGAGGACGGGACGGATGCGGGCGACGGCTCCTGTTACAAGTACAAGACGTATGGGCGTGCCGCCATCGAGGATTATACCGACCCGGTGACCCGGCGGAAGGTGAAGCTCTTCTCCCGGGAGAAGTACATGCCCGTCTTCTCGACCCGGATGTTCGCCAAGCGGGGGATTTCCGATGCGGAGGGCGACTACCGCAAATTCTTTCCCGACGTGAACTGGCAGGGTTCGGACGACCGCCTTTATGCGGGCAACGCCGCCGTGATCGAAAGCGGCATTCCTACCGACAACGGTTATCTCTACATCGTCGATAAGGTGATGGAGCCTTCGCGCACCATATATAAAGAGTTGTCGGACAATTCGGGGACCGGAGCCGGTTATTCGCTCTGCAAGGGCCTTTTCGACCGGATCAGCCTTTACAAGTACGACGCGTCCGTGTCGAAGAACTACGCTGCGTCGTCGGGCGACTCGCTTTTCTATTTCTACCACTGGAAAGAGCCCAGCCGTACGGCCGAGATTCCGGAAATCGCCAGCGAATGGACCTATCACGACGAGAGCGGCGTGGTCTTCGACCGTCCGCTGCGTTATTCGGTCAACTGTTTCCTGCCGGACGACGAGGTGCTGGAAGAGTATATGAAGGAGTATTTCAGCGAGTACGGCACGCAGACCTCGGACGATTTCCTGAGCCTGATTCCCAAAAACGCCATATACCATTTCCTGCGGGCCCATGTCTACGGGAGCCAGGATCTGATCCTGCCTTCGGAGCTCGACCGGCGTCCGGTGGCCGGCGTGAACGGCGAGCAGTTCCGTGTTTCGTCGTCGGAGCTGCGCAGCGTGACCTACTGCTCGAACGGCGTCATTTACGGGATGAACAAAGTGTTCGAACCGGCTGTCTTCACCTACCTGACGGCCCCGTTGTTCCGCTATCCTCAGTTTTCGTTCTACGCGCGGGCTTTCAACACGAAGAACATGTACAATCAGACGGTCGATCCCAACAACCGCTTCACGCTCTTCATCCAGAACGATCAGGACCTGGCCACGGCCGGTTATTCGTCGAGCGAGGGAACCGGGACGAACGGCGACTATGCGTTCCGCAGCAGGTCCGGTGCGATGAACGCCAACCAGGTGTCGAATCTGGTGATGTCCCAGTTCGTCTACGGAACTCTTCCCGAGCTGGCGGAAACCGACGACCTGCGTTATTTCATCGCCAAGGACGAGAAGACCTATTTTTATATAAAGGATAAGGCGCTTTACGACTATTCGGGCCGGGAGCTGGTCGTCAAGGCGACGTTCGATACCGAAAACGGAACGGTCTACCAGATCGACCGGGTGATTCCCGCCCGCGTCGGAGCCTACTCCGAGACCGGTAAGCTGCCCGAATACGAGCAGTTCAAGGCCCTGATGATCACGGCGGGCCTGGGCAACAACAGCGGCGGTCTGGTCACCCCGATCGCCGACGGACTGGTCTTCTTCCCGACCAACGAGGCGGTTATCGCCGCCAAGGCGGCGGGAATGATCCCCGAGGTGGTCGATGGCGACGTGACGGAGCTGCGGAAATATCTCCAGTACTATTTCGTGCCGCTGAAGAAAAACAAGCTCAACTATTACCTGCTGCCGGGTCTCGGTCCCGAGGGAGCGACGGAGGAGCCCTATTCGGGAACCTACGTCACGCTGTCGGAGTACCAGAACGAGGTCGATGCCAAGACGATGGCTATCGCGTGGAATCCCGAGAATCCCGAGTCGCTGACGATTACCGACATGGCCGGCAACTCCATCACGACGGAACCCGGGGTGATCAATCTGCGCACCAACTGTGCGACCTATTCCATCACCACCTGCTTCGATTATCGCACGATGTACGGAAACTAA
- a CDS encoding sulfatase-like hydrolase/transferase, translated as MMKFDKRATLVSAAALTSSLACAAQPNVVFILADDMGYGDVSALNEKSRIRTPAIDALCREGVTFTDAHSGSSVSTPSRYGILTGRYAFRTTLKSGVTNSYSPPLIAPDRRTIATFLSEQGYSTACIGKWHLGWNWAMRDGEVDFSGPIDGGPVTRGFDYFFGIPASLDMPPYVYIENDRVTALPDRTAADGKGLLLQRSGPQGADFEHGECLQRITRKSLEYIARQRKDRPFFLYMPLTAPHTPILPSEEFRGKSGLSPYGDFVMMVDDVVAQVVARLKEQGFYENTVIVFAADNGCFHGAGVRQMEADGHYPSYIYRGYKSDLFDGGHRVPLIVSRGGKNGGRVEQGLVSLTDFYATFAEMTGYRLTPGEGEDSYSLWGVLTGEGRNVRPDAVHHSNTGCFSLREGRWKILFTAGSGGWSFPTLPKDREYMATLPAMQLYDLESDPGETRNVIGEHPDVVRRLTARMREHIERGRSTPGPAQTNETRGEWKQTALFMNDAK; from the coding sequence ATGATGAAATTCGACAAGCGTGCAACGCTCGTTTCGGCTGCCGCCCTGACCTCTTCGCTGGCCTGTGCCGCACAGCCCAACGTCGTCTTTATCCTGGCCGACGACATGGGCTACGGCGACGTGTCGGCCCTGAATGAAAAATCGCGGATTCGAACTCCTGCCATCGACGCGCTCTGCCGGGAAGGGGTGACCTTCACTGACGCCCATTCGGGCTCTTCGGTCAGCACGCCCTCGCGCTACGGCATTCTGACGGGGCGCTACGCTTTCCGCACGACGCTCAAGAGCGGCGTTACCAACAGCTACTCCCCGCCGCTGATCGCCCCCGACCGCCGCACCATCGCCACCTTCCTCTCGGAGCAGGGCTATTCGACGGCCTGCATCGGCAAGTGGCATCTGGGGTGGAACTGGGCGATGCGCGACGGCGAGGTGGATTTCTCCGGTCCGATCGACGGCGGTCCCGTGACCCGGGGATTCGACTATTTCTTCGGCATCCCGGCGTCGCTGGACATGCCACCTTATGTATATATAGAGAACGACCGGGTGACGGCGCTGCCGGACCGGACCGCCGCTGACGGCAAGGGGCTCCTGTTGCAGCGCAGCGGTCCGCAGGGCGCCGACTTCGAACATGGGGAGTGTCTGCAACGGATTACGCGCAAATCGCTCGAATACATCGCCCGGCAGCGTAAGGACAGGCCCTTTTTCCTCTATATGCCGCTGACGGCCCCGCATACGCCGATCCTGCCTTCCGAGGAGTTCCGCGGCAAGTCGGGGCTTTCGCCCTACGGCGATTTCGTGATGATGGTCGATGACGTGGTGGCGCAGGTGGTCGCCCGGCTCAAAGAGCAGGGGTTTTACGAGAACACCGTCATCGTTTTCGCCGCCGACAACGGCTGTTTCCACGGGGCGGGGGTGAGACAGATGGAGGCCGACGGACATTATCCCAGCTATATTTACCGGGGGTATAAGTCCGACCTTTTCGACGGCGGACACCGCGTGCCGCTCATCGTGTCGCGGGGCGGAAAGAACGGCGGGCGCGTCGAGCAGGGGCTCGTTTCGCTCACGGACTTCTACGCCACGTTCGCCGAGATGACGGGTTACCGGCTCACGCCCGGCGAAGGCGAGGACAGTTACAGTCTCTGGGGCGTGCTGACGGGCGAGGGCCGAAACGTGCGTCCCGATGCCGTGCACCATTCGAACACCGGCTGCTTCTCGCTGCGCGAGGGCCGCTGGAAGATTCTCTTTACGGCCGGTTCCGGCGGTTGGAGTTTCCCGACCCTGCCCAAGGACAGGGAGTATATGGCCACGCTTCCCGCCATGCAGCTCTACGATTTGGAGAGCGATCCCGGAGAGACGCGGAACGTGATCGGCGAACATCCCGATGTCGTGCGGCGCCTGACCGCCCGGATGAGGGAGCATATCGAGCGCGGACGTTCGACTCCGGGCCCCGCTCAGACGAACGAAACGCGCGGCGAGTGGAAGCAGACGGCCTTGTTTATGAATGATGCGAAATAG
- a CDS encoding sulfatase yields MNPVKIPLGATALLPLAVSTATAQETGASAKPNFVFIMTDQQRADLCGREGYPLDVTPFVDRMAGEGVWFDRAYTPAPISGPARVAFLTGRFPKATRVKSNHNIEDAVYKDDLFSFARRNGYRTALVGKNHAHLKPQDADCWRPYNHFAQQGRVDEKAKAFNRYLGTTDMYADYDPAPFSPEMQHPWRMVDDALAWIGNGDDKPFMMWLSFPEPHNPYQVSEPYYSMFPPEKLPPMRTDIRDLAVKGPEYELLHEMMSLGHAGYYEHLGRLRSNYHGMIRLIDDQIARFVEQLRKEGLYENTVFVVMSDHGDFAGEYGLMKKGVGLSDIVARVPFVWFGGPVPAQGLSHAHVSLVDVFPTFCEMAGGEIPEGVQGRSLANVIGGGDYPEEEFRSVMSEDGYGGQYYTKEDGTDYAREGATRKKPGFFDELNTWTQSGSSRCVRMGDWKLEFDMLGNGRMYNVRKDPSEMKNLYGNRKYAARQQELLAELLKWEIATDDPLPLPRQRYRFKRNPHNYLFCAE; encoded by the coding sequence ATGAATCCTGTTAAAATCCCGCTGGGTGCGACCGCGCTGCTGCCACTGGCAGTATCGACCGCAACGGCCCAGGAGACGGGAGCTTCCGCCAAACCCAATTTCGTCTTCATCATGACGGACCAGCAGCGCGCCGACCTCTGCGGCCGGGAGGGCTATCCGCTGGATGTCACCCCCTTCGTGGACCGTATGGCCGGCGAGGGCGTCTGGTTCGACAGGGCCTACACCCCGGCGCCGATCAGCGGTCCCGCCCGCGTGGCGTTCCTGACCGGACGTTTTCCGAAAGCCACGCGTGTGAAGTCGAACCACAATATCGAGGATGCGGTCTACAAGGACGACCTGTTCTCTTTCGCCCGCCGCAACGGATACCGCACGGCCCTCGTCGGCAAGAACCACGCCCACCTCAAACCGCAGGACGCCGACTGCTGGCGGCCCTACAACCATTTCGCCCAGCAGGGCCGGGTGGATGAAAAGGCCAAAGCCTTCAACCGCTACCTCGGCACGACCGATATGTACGCCGACTACGATCCGGCGCCGTTCAGTCCCGAGATGCAGCACCCCTGGCGCATGGTGGACGACGCGCTGGCATGGATCGGCAACGGTGATGACAAACCCTTCATGATGTGGCTCTCGTTCCCCGAGCCGCACAATCCCTATCAGGTCAGCGAACCCTACTACTCGATGTTCCCGCCCGAGAAACTGCCGCCGATGCGGACCGACATCCGGGACCTTGCGGTGAAAGGACCGGAATACGAACTTCTCCACGAGATGATGTCGCTGGGGCATGCGGGTTACTACGAACACCTCGGACGCCTGCGCAGCAACTACCACGGGATGATCCGCCTGATCGACGACCAGATAGCCCGTTTCGTGGAACAGCTCCGCAAAGAGGGCCTGTACGAAAACACGGTCTTCGTCGTGATGTCCGACCACGGCGACTTCGCCGGAGAATACGGGCTGATGAAGAAGGGCGTAGGGCTCTCGGACATCGTCGCGCGCGTGCCGTTCGTCTGGTTCGGCGGCCCGGTCCCGGCGCAGGGATTGAGCCATGCACACGTCTCGCTGGTGGACGTGTTCCCCACCTTCTGCGAGATGGCCGGGGGCGAGATTCCCGAAGGCGTGCAGGGCCGCAGTCTCGCAAACGTCATCGGCGGCGGCGACTACCCCGAGGAGGAGTTCCGCAGCGTGATGAGCGAAGACGGCTACGGCGGCCAGTACTACACCAAGGAGGACGGAACCGACTATGCCCGGGAGGGAGCCACCCGGAAGAAGCCCGGATTCTTCGACGAACTGAACACCTGGACGCAGAGCGGTTCGAGCCGCTGCGTGCGCATGGGAGACTGGAAGCTGGAATTCGACATGCTGGGCAACGGCCGGATGTACAACGTCAGAAAGGACCCCTCGGAGATGAAAAACCTCTACGGCAACAGAAAATACGCCGCCAGACAGCAGGAGCTGCTGGCCGAACTGCTCAAATGGGAGATCGCCACCGACGATCCGCTGCCGCTGCCCCGTCAGCGCTACCGCTTCAAGCGCAACCCCCACAACTACCTGTTCTGCGCCGAATAA
- a CDS encoding sulfatase, which produces MEMKATRIVVTAAALAALPAVAAAKRPNIVLVISDDTRMLDFGCYGSPDAVTPNIDRLAAEGLRFTRFFQATAMSSPTRHCLLTGLYPVRSGAYPNHTYIDDGVATLPRYLKECGYRVAMQGKRHIAPMSAFPFEELAKPNADVNPARIEPFLREVAESGEPFFLYVASHDAHVPWTRGDRSLFDPATLTLPPTLVDTPEVRDLYVQYLAEINQLDTDVGRIDALLKKYGLDDDTIFIFTSEQGHQFPFAKWTCYDAGLQTAFIVRWKGVTQPGTTTDALCEYVDVTPTLVEIASGAVPKGLDGKSFRKVIEGRKSRHKQYVFGIQTSRGILNGPDHYGIRSVRDERYLYIRNLTPEATFQCVITKQEYFKEWQRRGASGDAFARERAGLYQKRPAEELYDIVKDPCQMHDLAADPACAKVMARMRPKLDAWMKSQGDLGAQTELDATQHLLSNRKKTQNTK; this is translated from the coding sequence ATGGAGATGAAAGCAACCCGCATCGTCGTGACGGCCGCCGCCCTCGCGGCACTCCCGGCGGTCGCGGCCGCCAAACGGCCCAACATCGTGCTCGTCATCTCGGACGACACGCGCATGCTCGACTTCGGCTGCTACGGCAGTCCCGACGCCGTGACGCCCAACATCGACCGGCTGGCAGCGGAGGGTCTGCGCTTCACGCGGTTCTTCCAGGCGACGGCGATGAGCTCGCCCACGCGCCACTGCCTGCTCACGGGCCTCTACCCCGTGCGGTCGGGCGCCTACCCCAACCACACCTACATCGACGACGGCGTAGCGACCCTGCCCCGATATCTGAAAGAGTGCGGCTACCGGGTGGCCATGCAGGGCAAACGGCACATCGCGCCAATGAGCGCATTTCCTTTCGAGGAGCTGGCCAAGCCGAACGCCGATGTGAATCCCGCACGGATCGAACCGTTCCTGCGCGAAGTCGCCGAAAGCGGCGAGCCGTTCTTCCTCTACGTGGCCTCGCACGACGCCCATGTTCCGTGGACGCGCGGCGATCGCTCGCTCTTCGATCCGGCCACGCTGACCCTGCCCCCGACGCTGGTCGATACGCCCGAGGTCCGCGACCTGTACGTACAGTACCTGGCCGAAATCAACCAGCTCGACACCGATGTCGGCCGCATCGACGCCCTGCTGAAAAAATACGGACTGGACGACGACACGATCTTCATCTTCACCAGTGAGCAGGGACACCAGTTCCCTTTCGCCAAGTGGACCTGCTACGACGCCGGTCTCCAAACAGCCTTCATCGTGCGCTGGAAAGGCGTCACGCAGCCCGGCACGACCACCGACGCACTGTGCGAATATGTCGATGTGACCCCCACGCTCGTGGAGATCGCTTCGGGCGCGGTGCCGAAGGGCCTCGACGGCAAGAGCTTCAGGAAGGTGATCGAAGGCAGAAAATCGAGACACAAGCAGTATGTCTTCGGCATCCAGACCTCCCGGGGCATTCTCAACGGCCCCGACCACTACGGCATCCGCTCGGTCCGCGACGAACGCTACCTCTACATCCGCAACCTGACACCCGAAGCGACGTTCCAATGCGTCATAACGAAGCAGGAGTACTTCAAGGAGTGGCAGCGACGGGGCGCCTCGGGGGACGCATTCGCCCGGGAACGCGCCGGGCTGTACCAGAAACGGCCTGCCGAGGAGCTGTACGACATCGTGAAAGACCCCTGCCAGATGCACGACCTCGCCGCAGACCCCGCCTGCGCGAAGGTGATGGCCCGGATGCGCCCGAAGCTCGATGCGTGGATGAAAAGCCAGGGCGACCTGGGGGCGCAGACCGAACTGGACGCGACGCAGCACCTGCTGAGCAACCGCAAGAAAACCCAAAATACAAAATGA
- a CDS encoding glutaminase family protein, translating to MKKNLFITILAAASLLATARAAEPAQRNALRAPAYPLITIDPYTSCWSAGDYLYDSHTTHWTGQPFPLVGALRVDGKVYRFMGIDAPTGAFDANFGGERHFSVPAVQRSADVQAMQTVYEFVCGPVALTLTFTAPLFLDDLDLISRPVNYISYKTRSLDGAAHDAQIYFEASPACAVNNAEQESVSKSYRKEGLTFVSTGSKEQKILHRKGDQIKIDWGYFYLSAADNGTTQSVGGAMTLRKAFAANGKLDGKAASADNANIAVARSLGRSVEAEGMVMAGFDDIYSIQYFKTDLRPYWNRKGDSSIERQFALAARDYTALKRKCGEFDRELMESATRRGGRKYAELCALAYRQAIAAHKLVEAPNGDLMLLSKENASNGSIGTVDITYPSAPLLLYYNPELCKALLNHIFYYSESGKWKKPFPAHDVGTYPQANGQTYKHDMPVEESGNMLVLTAAVAASEGNAEYARKHWTELTRWADYLVENGLDPDNQLCTDDFAGHFAHNANLSIKAIMGIASYGYCARLLGMEETAAKYAAKAREMASEWVKMADDGDHYRLTFDKSGTWSQKYNLVWDKLLGFDIFPKEVTQKEIAYYLGKQNRYGLPLDSRRQWTKADWIVWSATLADDRETFEAFIEPLWNFMNETVLRVPMSDWYKTDVPAHVIFKARAVVGGYWIKMLEGKYTNNK from the coding sequence ATGAAGAAAAACCTGTTCATAACGATTCTGGCGGCCGCATCGCTTCTTGCGACCGCACGGGCCGCGGAGCCCGCGCAACGGAACGCACTGCGCGCTCCGGCCTATCCCCTGATCACCATCGACCCCTACACCAGCTGCTGGTCCGCGGGCGATTACCTCTACGACAGCCACACGACCCACTGGACCGGCCAGCCGTTCCCGCTGGTGGGTGCGCTGCGCGTCGATGGCAAGGTCTACCGTTTCATGGGCATCGACGCCCCGACGGGAGCCTTCGATGCCAACTTCGGAGGCGAACGCCATTTCTCCGTCCCGGCCGTGCAGCGATCGGCCGACGTGCAGGCCATGCAGACCGTCTACGAATTCGTCTGCGGCCCGGTGGCGCTGACGCTGACCTTCACGGCGCCTCTGTTCCTCGACGACCTCGACCTGATCTCCCGCCCGGTGAACTACATCTCGTATAAGACCCGTTCGCTCGACGGAGCCGCACACGACGCACAGATCTATTTCGAGGCGTCGCCCGCCTGCGCCGTCAACAATGCCGAGCAGGAAAGCGTAAGCAAAAGCTATCGCAAAGAGGGCCTGACGTTCGTCAGCACGGGAAGCAAGGAGCAAAAAATACTCCACCGCAAAGGCGACCAGATCAAGATCGACTGGGGCTATTTCTACCTCTCGGCCGCCGACAACGGCACGACGCAATCGGTGGGCGGCGCCATGACGCTGCGGAAGGCTTTCGCAGCGAACGGAAAACTCGACGGCAAAGCCGCCTCCGCGGACAATGCCAACATCGCGGTCGCCCGCAGCCTGGGACGCTCGGTCGAAGCCGAAGGCATGGTCATGGCCGGATTCGACGACATCTACTCGATCCAGTATTTCAAGACCGACCTGCGTCCCTACTGGAACCGCAAAGGCGACAGCTCGATCGAACGCCAGTTCGCGCTGGCGGCCCGGGACTACACGGCCCTGAAGCGGAAATGCGGGGAATTCGACCGGGAGCTGATGGAATCGGCGACCCGCAGGGGAGGCCGGAAATACGCCGAACTCTGCGCGCTGGCCTATCGGCAGGCCATCGCCGCCCACAAGCTCGTGGAGGCCCCCAACGGCGACCTGATGCTGCTCTCGAAGGAGAATGCCAGCAACGGCTCGATAGGAACCGTGGACATAACCTACCCCTCGGCCCCGCTGCTGCTCTACTACAACCCCGAACTGTGCAAGGCGCTGCTCAACCACATCTTCTATTACAGCGAAAGCGGCAAATGGAAGAAACCCTTCCCTGCGCACGACGTGGGCACCTATCCCCAGGCCAACGGACAGACCTACAAACACGACATGCCGGTCGAGGAATCGGGCAACATGCTCGTGCTGACCGCCGCCGTCGCGGCATCGGAAGGCAATGCCGAATATGCCCGCAAACACTGGACCGAGCTGACCCGATGGGCCGACTACCTCGTCGAGAACGGACTCGACCCCGACAACCAGCTCTGCACCGACGACTTCGCGGGACACTTCGCCCACAACGCCAATCTCTCGATCAAGGCCATCATGGGCATAGCCTCCTACGGCTACTGCGCACGGCTGCTCGGCATGGAGGAGACCGCCGCCAAATACGCCGCCAAAGCCAGGGAGATGGCCTCGGAATGGGTGAAGATGGCCGACGACGGCGACCACTACCGTCTGACCTTCGACAAGAGCGGAACGTGGAGCCAGAAATACAACCTCGTATGGGACAAACTGCTGGGCTTCGACATCTTCCCCAAGGAGGTGACGCAGAAGGAGATCGCCTACTACCTCGGCAAGCAGAACCGCTACGGACTCCCGCTCGACAGCCGCCGGCAGTGGACCAAGGCCGACTGGATCGTTTGGAGCGCCACGCTGGCCGACGACCGGGAGACCTTCGAAGCGTTCATCGAACCGCTCTGGAACTTCATGAACGAAACCGTACTGCGCGTGCCGATGTCCGACTGGTACAAGACCGACGTGCCGGCCCATGTGATTTTCAAGGCCCGCGCGGTGGTCGGCGGCTACTGGATCAAAATGCTCGAAGGCAAATATACGAACAATAAATAA
- a CDS encoding glycoside hydrolase family 76 protein encodes MDVFIDAYLRAQREGDSEAEAFYKECFDKGYRDPIGTGEVKKQTGILWTSYGMKKYADISACFGNQFVDDMEWHALTLIRLYEATGEAVYLREAQKLYAQIWKAWDLPAARDVGGNGGFIWCYGKENTAQGLAKNACSNAPGCLAAIRLHEVKRRTPAARYRADSHPDYADFDYLKNAETVYEWIARELFNRETGQVYGSFSQKKGKMTAYSLTYDQGTFLGAAHLLYRYTGKKLYRNDALKAALYTITHPGITKGGILRDEGAGGDNSFFKGIFIRYAVELVNDRRIKRKARIQLYDFIRHQAETLWTEGLGRDEAGNPKGLFSPDWKLTQEQAARKGGDYQKPKLGWQVSGATLLEAMNMMKDPR; translated from the coding sequence ATGGACGTTTTCATCGACGCCTACCTCCGGGCGCAGCGCGAAGGCGACAGCGAAGCCGAAGCCTTCTACAAAGAGTGCTTCGACAAGGGTTACCGCGACCCGATCGGCACGGGCGAAGTCAAAAAACAGACCGGCATCCTCTGGACCAGCTACGGCATGAAGAAATACGCGGACATCTCGGCATGCTTCGGAAACCAGTTCGTCGATGACATGGAGTGGCACGCGCTGACGCTGATCCGGCTCTACGAGGCCACCGGCGAAGCCGTTTATCTGCGCGAGGCGCAGAAACTCTACGCCCAGATATGGAAAGCCTGGGATCTGCCCGCAGCCCGCGACGTAGGCGGCAACGGCGGATTCATCTGGTGCTACGGGAAAGAGAACACTGCTCAGGGATTGGCGAAGAACGCCTGTTCGAATGCCCCCGGCTGTCTTGCGGCCATCCGCCTGCACGAAGTGAAGCGACGGACTCCGGCCGCGCGCTACCGCGCCGACTCGCATCCCGACTACGCCGATTTCGACTATCTGAAAAACGCCGAAACGGTCTACGAATGGATAGCCCGCGAACTTTTCAACCGTGAAACGGGACAGGTCTACGGCTCGTTCTCGCAGAAGAAGGGCAAAATGACGGCCTACTCGCTCACCTACGATCAGGGAACGTTCCTCGGAGCCGCCCACCTGCTCTACCGCTACACCGGCAAGAAGCTCTACCGCAACGACGCCCTGAAAGCCGCCCTCTACACCATCACCCATCCGGGCATCACCAAAGGCGGCATTCTCCGCGACGAAGGGGCCGGAGGCGACAACTCCTTCTTCAAGGGAATCTTCATCCGTTACGCCGTCGAGCTGGTGAACGACCGCCGCATCAAGCGCAAGGCCCGCATCCAGCTCTACGACTTCATCCGCCATCAGGCCGAAACCCTCTGGACCGAAGGTCTGGGACGCGACGAGGCCGGAAACCCCAAAGGTCTGTTCTCACCGGACTGGAAGCTCACGCAGGAACAGGCGGCCCGCAAGGGCGGCGACTATCAGAAGCCGAAACTGGGATGGCAGGTCAGCGGCGCAACGCTGCTCGAAGCCATGAACATGATGAAAGATCCGCGTTAA